The Brasilonema sennae CENA114 genome includes a region encoding these proteins:
- a CDS encoding TauD/TfdA dioxygenase family protein, whose protein sequence is MQYKTVQQHQRLGIEVLQGCNLMQLTDQQVQEFKKSLWEHGVIVVRQQHLTASQLKEFAQQTFGYSRLGRQQPKPNDPEIDPNLLSPGVHILGNPKGHTQEIVGKFAWQWHHDKDHLPKTEGLDMNALYVVMLYGVEIPQGVDGQPHTTEFLDMIEAYNNFEPEHQRQLESMNMYHLSPVFSESESDVPMKVHPIVSTHKVTGHKGLYLGSDTSIPVGMEEKPESAKQFWQELFETVLDRTPVFAHVWQPGDIVFWDNSQVMHTGTPYDATQYKRVALRLGVVDNTYV, encoded by the coding sequence ATGCAATACAAGACAGTCCAGCAGCACCAACGACTTGGTATCGAAGTGCTGCAAGGTTGCAATCTCATGCAACTTACAGATCAACAGGTACAGGAATTCAAAAAATCTCTTTGGGAACACGGTGTTATCGTCGTCAGACAGCAACATCTTACTGCATCACAGTTGAAGGAATTTGCCCAACAGACTTTTGGTTATTCAAGGCTTGGGCGTCAGCAGCCTAAACCCAATGATCCCGAAATCGATCCAAACTTACTTTCTCCAGGTGTACATATCTTAGGAAATCCCAAAGGACATACTCAGGAAATTGTGGGCAAGTTTGCTTGGCAATGGCATCATGACAAAGACCACCTTCCAAAAACGGAAGGACTGGATATGAATGCTCTGTATGTGGTGATGCTTTATGGAGTGGAAATACCTCAAGGAGTCGATGGACAACCTCACACGACTGAATTTCTCGACATGATAGAAGCATACAACAACTTTGAACCAGAACATCAGCGGCAATTAGAGTCAATGAATATGTATCATTTGTCGCCCGTCTTTAGTGAGTCTGAGAGTGATGTTCCTATGAAAGTGCATCCAATCGTATCAACCCACAAAGTGACTGGGCACAAAGGATTATATCTTGGCTCAGACACATCGATTCCTGTTGGTATGGAAGAGAAACCAGAGTCGGCAAAACAGTTTTGGCAAGAACTATTTGAGACTGTTCTGGATCGCACACCAGTTTTCGCTCATGTTTGGCAACCGGGCGATATTGTTTTTTGGGACAACTCGCAAGTTATGCACACAGGCACTCCGTACGATGCCACGCAGTATAAACGCGTCGCTTTACGCTTAGGAGTTGTGGACAACACTTATGTCTAG
- a CDS encoding sugar kinase: MKKSGLFVGLVTLDLIYLAQSPPQSNQKIVAADYTVAAGGPATNAAVTFSHLGNQATVLGVVGCHPMTQLIKGDLANYKVEIIDLDPNTQNAPPVSSIIVTQATGERAVVSINAVKTQANRESIWPEILQHVDIVLIDGHQMAVGSEIAQIAKARNIPVVIDGGSWKNGFEKVLPFVDYAICSANFHPPNCETEDEVFAYLSGFGICHIAITHGEKPIRYLEDGKAGVIDVPAVQAVDTLGAGDIFHGAFCHHILQESFTTALQQAAHMTSFSCQFFGTRRWMHS, from the coding sequence ATGAAAAAAAGTGGGTTATTTGTCGGTTTAGTCACTTTAGATTTGATTTACCTTGCCCAATCTCCTCCTCAGAGTAATCAGAAAATAGTCGCTGCTGACTACACTGTTGCTGCAGGTGGTCCAGCAACAAACGCGGCTGTTACTTTCAGTCATTTGGGTAATCAAGCGACAGTCTTGGGCGTAGTAGGTTGTCACCCAATGACGCAGTTGATAAAAGGAGATTTAGCAAATTATAAAGTTGAAATAATTGACCTTGATCCCAACACACAAAACGCGCCACCAGTTTCTTCTATTATTGTCACCCAAGCAACTGGTGAACGCGCAGTCGTTTCCATAAACGCTGTCAAAACTCAAGCAAACCGTGAATCTATTTGGCCAGAAATTTTACAACACGTTGACATTGTTTTAATAGATGGACATCAAATGGCTGTTGGAAGTGAAATTGCCCAAATAGCTAAAGCGAGGAATATCCCAGTTGTTATCGATGGTGGTAGTTGGAAAAACGGCTTTGAGAAAGTCTTACCTTTTGTAGACTACGCTATTTGTTCTGCTAATTTTCATCCGCCCAACTGCGAGACTGAAGATGAGGTTTTTGCTTATCTGAGTGGATTTGGTATTTGTCACATTGCCATCACTCATGGAGAAAAACCGATTCGATATCTCGAAGATGGAAAAGCTGGCGTTATAGATGTACCTGCTGTTCAAGCTGTTGATACACTAGGGGCTGGAGATATTTTCCACGGTGCTTTTTGTCATCACATTTTACAGGAAAGTTTTACCACTGCGTTGCAGCAAGCAGCTCATATGACTTCATTTTCCTGTCAATTTTTTGGCACGCGCCGCTGGATGCATTCTTAG
- a CDS encoding TrpB-like pyridoxal phosphate-dependent enzyme, whose translation MDTIKYTLSENQIPQSWYNIQADLPTPMAPVLHPGTYQPITAKDLEPLFPAALISQEVTTERWIEIPEEVQSIYRQWRPTPLYRARRLEEALDTPAKIYYKYEGVSPAGSHKPNTAIPQAYYNKQAGVKRLITETGAGQWGSSLAVAGAFFGLEVVVYMVKVSYRQKPYRRAFMESFGARVIASPSDETQAGRKILQENPDSTGSLGIAISEAVEVAVQDEQTKYSLGSVLNHVLHHQTVIGQEALTQLEQAGDYPDIIVGCTGGGSNFAGIAFPFMGAKLRGEQSDIKFVAVEPAACPTLTKGKYTYDFGDTAHLTPLVKMYTLGSTFVPQGIHAGGLRYHGMAPLLSHVVDLGLIETRAFTQLDCFASGLTFARSEGILPAPEANHAVKGAIDEALRCKEEGVSKTILFNLCGHGHFDMQAYMDYQAGLLRDTEYSAEEIAMALSGLPVIR comes from the coding sequence AAAGACTTAGAACCCCTTTTTCCAGCGGCGCTGATTTCCCAAGAGGTTACCACTGAACGCTGGATTGAAATTCCTGAGGAAGTACAATCAATTTACCGTCAGTGGCGACCAACTCCACTTTACCGCGCCCGACGCCTAGAGGAAGCTCTTGATACCCCTGCTAAAATTTACTATAAGTACGAAGGTGTCAGTCCAGCTGGTAGCCACAAACCCAATACAGCGATTCCACAGGCTTATTACAACAAGCAAGCAGGGGTAAAGCGCCTGATAACAGAAACTGGTGCAGGACAATGGGGTTCTTCGCTGGCAGTTGCTGGTGCTTTTTTTGGCTTAGAAGTCGTGGTTTACATGGTAAAAGTAAGCTATCGACAAAAGCCATATCGTCGCGCTTTTATGGAATCTTTTGGTGCGCGTGTTATAGCTAGCCCCAGTGATGAAACACAAGCAGGGCGAAAGATTCTCCAAGAAAATCCTGATAGCACAGGCAGTTTGGGGATCGCCATTAGTGAAGCGGTAGAAGTGGCAGTTCAAGATGAGCAGACAAAATATTCATTAGGTAGCGTGTTGAATCATGTGCTACATCATCAGACTGTCATCGGTCAAGAAGCGCTGACACAACTGGAGCAAGCAGGTGACTATCCTGATATTATCGTGGGTTGTACAGGTGGCGGTAGTAATTTTGCTGGTATTGCCTTTCCTTTCATGGGTGCAAAGCTGCGCGGTGAGCAAAGTGATATCAAATTTGTGGCAGTTGAACCGGCTGCTTGCCCAACCTTAACTAAGGGCAAATATACATATGACTTTGGCGATACAGCACATCTCACTCCCCTTGTCAAGATGTACACTTTGGGCAGCACCTTTGTTCCCCAAGGCATTCATGCAGGTGGGTTGCGGTATCATGGTATGGCACCTTTGCTCAGTCACGTTGTAGATTTGGGTTTGATTGAAACAAGAGCTTTCACACAACTTGATTGTTTTGCATCTGGTTTAACTTTTGCCCGTAGTGAAGGTATTTTACCTGCCCCTGAAGCTAATCATGCAGTCAAGGGTGCGATTGATGAAGCACTACGCTGCAAGGAAGAAGGAGTGAGTAAGACCATCCTATTCAATTTGTGTGGTCACGGTCACTTCGATATGCAAGCGTACATGGATTATCAGGCAGGATTGTTACGCGATACTGAATATAGTGCTGAAGAAATAGCGATGGCGCTGTCAGGCTTGCCTGTGATTCGTTGA